From the genome of Niabella agricola, one region includes:
- a CDS encoding ABC transporter permease: MIRNYIKTAWRNLSRNKGFMLVNLLGLSIGISATLLILLWVKDELTYDRFQKHYDDIHMVVANRDFKNRVFTDYNMVLPMARELQQADPLIRNATVTTQNYDLLLHVKETKLRKGGLTVGDHFFDIFSWKFLKGSPAHALSDPSSIVLTASAAKALFGNEDPVNKTIRIVEEKRDARVTAILADPPGNSAFRFDFLTPFNYNDPATKQMMENWVGSSWRVYVQTAPGADIKRVDAVINRVKKQHDPGDKISTYFTFPMKRWHLYDEFKEGKNVGGMIEYVRMFIIVAIIILLIACVNFMNLSTARSEKRSKEVGIRKTLGSGKLRLVLQFFSESMMLVLIAFVVSIGIVLLLLPSFNQLVNKKLELEFGQPVFWLGSLAIIIITGILAGSYPALYLSSFRPVKVLKGVFVSSGKTALPRHILVVFQFMISILLISATIIVYQQIQHIKDRKTGYDAHNLLMITGTEETEKNFAVIKQELLQSRTVTAVTRSSSPITQVWWKSGAPDWNGKPADLNVIISGIRTDLDFTKTMGIRLLQGHDFTGNPADSASILINKAAVEAMGLEHPVGMEMRFGDEKYQVIGVTGNVVMESPFQPVDPMLTFYKPNATGVISLRIADEIPVKKALTSIEAVFKKYNPAYPFEYQFADNEFGQKFISEELISRITNIFAGLAIFICCIGLGGLAAYTVERRFREIGIRKVLGATISQVLLLIGREFLKLVMIAFVIAVPLTWWLMYHWLQKYTYHIHISILVFAAVGVLVLLLALLVVGLNTFRAAMANPVRSLRTE, from the coding sequence ATGATCAGAAATTACATCAAAACAGCATGGCGCAACTTATCCCGGAATAAGGGGTTTATGTTAGTTAATTTATTGGGACTTTCCATCGGGATTTCTGCTACCCTGCTGATCCTGCTTTGGGTGAAGGATGAACTTACGTATGACCGGTTTCAGAAGCATTATGACGACATTCATATGGTGGTAGCCAATCGTGATTTTAAGAACCGCGTATTTACCGACTATAATATGGTACTACCTATGGCCCGGGAATTGCAGCAGGCTGATCCCCTCATCAGGAACGCTACGGTTACGACTCAGAACTATGATCTGCTGCTCCATGTAAAGGAGACCAAGCTCCGGAAGGGAGGCCTGACCGTAGGGGATCATTTTTTTGATATTTTTTCCTGGAAATTCCTGAAGGGTAGTCCCGCACATGCACTCAGCGATCCTTCGTCGATTGTGCTGACCGCATCCGCGGCCAAGGCATTATTTGGGAATGAAGACCCGGTAAACAAAACGATCCGGATTGTTGAAGAGAAACGGGATGCCAGGGTTACAGCCATCCTTGCAGATCCTCCGGGCAATTCAGCGTTCCGGTTTGATTTCCTGACGCCGTTTAATTATAATGATCCGGCGACAAAGCAAATGATGGAGAACTGGGTAGGATCAAGCTGGCGGGTGTACGTACAAACGGCCCCCGGTGCAGATATAAAAAGGGTGGACGCGGTTATCAACCGTGTAAAAAAACAGCATGACCCGGGCGATAAGATTAGTACCTATTTTACTTTTCCGATGAAGCGCTGGCATCTTTATGACGAATTTAAAGAGGGTAAAAACGTGGGCGGCATGATTGAATACGTGCGCATGTTCATTATTGTTGCAATCATCATCCTGCTGATTGCCTGTGTGAATTTTATGAATCTTTCCACGGCGCGCTCGGAAAAGCGGTCAAAAGAGGTAGGCATCCGCAAAACCCTCGGATCCGGCAAGTTGAGACTGGTATTGCAGTTCTTTTCAGAGTCGATGATGTTGGTACTGATCGCATTTGTGGTTTCCATAGGAATCGTATTGCTGTTGCTGCCTTCTTTCAATCAGCTGGTAAATAAAAAACTGGAACTCGAGTTCGGGCAACCGGTATTCTGGCTGGGAAGCTTGGCCATCATCATTATAACCGGTATCCTTGCAGGCAGTTACCCGGCTCTATACCTGTCTTCATTCCGCCCGGTGAAAGTGCTGAAAGGTGTTTTTGTATCCAGCGGTAAAACCGCATTGCCCCGCCATATACTGGTGGTATTCCAGTTTATGATCTCCATCCTGCTGATCTCCGCCACGATTATTGTATACCAGCAAATACAGCATATAAAGGACCGCAAGACGGGGTATGACGCCCACAACCTGCTGATGATTACCGGAACGGAGGAAACCGAAAAGAACTTTGCAGTTATCAAGCAGGAGTTATTGCAAAGCAGGACCGTTACCGCCGTTACGCGTTCCAGTTCGCCCATTACGCAGGTATGGTGGAAGTCTGGTGCACCGGACTGGAACGGGAAGCCGGCTGATCTGAATGTGATCATTTCGGGCATACGGACGGATCTCGATTTTACAAAAACAATGGGCATCCGGTTACTTCAGGGCCATGATTTTACCGGTAATCCCGCTGATTCCGCTTCCATACTGATCAACAAAGCAGCTGTAGAAGCTATGGGCCTGGAACATCCGGTTGGAATGGAAATGCGGTTTGGTGATGAAAAATACCAGGTGATCGGTGTTACCGGAAATGTGGTGATGGAATCGCCGTTTCAGCCGGTGGATCCCATGTTGACCTTCTACAAACCCAACGCCACCGGCGTGATCAGTTTGCGTATTGCCGATGAAATACCCGTGAAAAAAGCGCTGACTTCGATTGAAGCGGTATTTAAAAAATATAACCCGGCTTATCCTTTCGAATATCAGTTTGCAGATAACGAGTTCGGACAGAAATTTATAAGCGAAGAACTGATTAGCCGGATCACTAATATTTTTGCGGGGCTGGCCATTTTTATCTGCTGCATAGGACTGGGTGGACTGGCCGCGTATACAGTAGAGCGGCGGTTCCGGGAAATAGGCATCCGCAAAGTGCTGGGGGCAACCATCAGCCAGGTATTATTGCTGATCGGGCGCGAGTTCCTGAAACTGGTGATGATCGCATTTGTAATTGCAGTACCCCTTACCTGGTGGCTGATGTATCACTGGCTTCAAAAGTACACGTATCACATTCATATCAGCATACTGGTATTTGCGGCTGTAGGCGTATTGGTTTTGTTACTGGCGTTATTGGTGGTAGGATTGAATACGTTCCGTGCGGCTATGGCCAACCCGGTGCGTTCGTTGCGAACAGAGTAG
- a CDS encoding ABC transporter permease, giving the protein MFKNDIKIALRNSWRDRFYSGLNLLGLAVAIATFLLIINYVRFERSYEAFHKNAANMYRVTVDMYKGSEYVGTDCETYPPLGPMLVQTMPEVIGYVRLQDLGTVEVQHRDRAVLISKAYAADASVFSVFSYSLLRKKQGVLSSPDQLVITAAVAQKLFGTIEVLDKTVRVKDRLFTIAGVAEDIPANTHLKFEMLLPFDYIKTLGFDPGNWNGNNNFTYLLMKPGTGLNRFNEKLRQFSHARLKHEVLKAEPVKDIHLYSNKSFEPEANGSHLVVDFLMMIALLILFIGVANYINITTARLVERSKNVSVRKVLGSSRWSLVKLFFTESLIMSSVAFVLALLLVQVSMPAYRAITGVGSGGWLWRSAGFWMFSGVLFVLICLLAGLYPALLASAVKITAVTRRTFTGLGKGTRLRKVLVLGQFTAALAVSMCAAVIYQQIRFVRSRNLGMNMEQVLVIKGPLMPASDSLQRVSGQRFKNDLRRIPGIRMVAFSSSLPGADDNTLNTQTDVRRLAASQTTGYNYYLYGVDEDFLPVLNNGLIAGRNFFEAPVQHNEVIINEEACRLLGFETPAAAIGAKIKVNSGPVNVATVIGVNRNYRQQSLKQAQHPLILWHEQGIYGYFTVKLVTGEVHQVLQTIAGKWKEDFPGHTMDYFFMDEMYNRQYQQDIRFGKLVNVFSVITLFIACLSLLGLSVLNTSMKTKEIGIRKVMGAGFSEILALLSVDFLKLVVLAVLLSVPVTLLAMHAWLQNFSDRISIQWWLFPLMGAFVLGIALVTILLQAFRTIKKNPVEALRTE; this is encoded by the coding sequence ATGTTTAAGAACGACATAAAAATAGCACTCCGTAATAGCTGGCGCGACCGGTTCTACTCCGGTTTAAACCTCCTGGGGCTGGCCGTTGCCATCGCTACTTTTTTGCTGATCATAAATTATGTGCGTTTTGAACGCAGCTATGAAGCTTTTCATAAGAATGCCGCAAATATGTACCGGGTTACGGTGGATATGTACAAAGGCAGCGAATACGTTGGTACGGATTGTGAAACCTATCCTCCGCTTGGACCGATGCTGGTGCAAACCATGCCGGAAGTGATCGGCTACGTACGCCTGCAGGATCTGGGAACGGTTGAAGTGCAACACAGAGACAGGGCCGTGTTAATCAGTAAGGCCTATGCTGCAGATGCTTCCGTATTTTCTGTTTTTAGTTACAGTCTTTTACGGAAAAAGCAGGGCGTATTGTCCTCACCGGACCAGTTGGTGATCACGGCCGCCGTGGCTCAAAAACTTTTCGGTACGATTGAAGTATTGGATAAAACGGTACGGGTAAAGGACCGGTTGTTTACCATTGCCGGCGTAGCGGAAGACATTCCGGCTAACACGCATCTGAAGTTTGAAATGCTGTTGCCCTTTGACTACATCAAAACCTTGGGATTTGATCCCGGTAACTGGAACGGGAATAATAATTTTACGTACCTGTTGATGAAGCCCGGTACCGGGCTCAACCGCTTTAATGAAAAACTGCGTCAATTTTCCCATGCCCGGTTAAAACACGAAGTGTTAAAAGCAGAACCGGTAAAAGATATTCATCTCTATTCCAATAAATCCTTTGAACCGGAAGCAAACGGCAGCCATCTTGTTGTGGATTTTCTGATGATGATTGCACTGCTGATTTTGTTTATTGGAGTAGCGAATTATATAAATATAACCACGGCCCGTCTTGTAGAGCGTTCAAAGAATGTGAGCGTTCGGAAAGTGCTCGGGTCATCCCGCTGGTCCCTGGTAAAGCTGTTTTTTACAGAATCGCTGATCATGAGCTCGGTCGCCTTCGTTTTGGCGTTATTGCTGGTGCAGGTATCTATGCCTGCTTATCGCGCCATTACGGGAGTCGGTTCCGGCGGATGGTTATGGCGTAGTGCTGGTTTTTGGATGTTTTCGGGGGTACTGTTTGTGTTGATTTGCCTGCTGGCGGGGCTATACCCTGCATTGCTGGCATCCGCGGTAAAAATAACTGCGGTTACCAGGCGAACATTCACGGGCCTCGGAAAAGGAACCAGGCTGCGTAAGGTGCTGGTGTTGGGACAGTTTACTGCTGCCCTGGCCGTGAGCATGTGTGCGGCTGTAATTTATCAGCAGATCCGGTTTGTAAGAAGCCGTAACCTGGGCATGAATATGGAACAGGTACTGGTGATAAAAGGTCCCCTGATGCCGGCAAGTGATTCCCTGCAGCGGGTTTCAGGTCAGCGGTTCAAGAATGACCTGCGCCGGATCCCGGGTATAAGGATGGTGGCGTTTTCTTCTTCGCTTCCGGGTGCAGATGATAACACCCTGAATACCCAGACCGACGTGCGGCGACTGGCTGCATCTCAAACCACCGGGTATAATTATTATCTCTACGGTGTGGATGAAGACTTTCTGCCCGTACTGAATAACGGCTTGATTGCCGGACGTAACTTCTTTGAAGCACCCGTACAGCACAACGAGGTTATTATCAACGAAGAGGCCTGCCGCCTGTTGGGGTTTGAGACGCCGGCTGCGGCTATTGGTGCAAAAATAAAAGTCAATTCCGGACCTGTTAACGTGGCTACCGTTATCGGAGTGAACCGGAATTACCGTCAACAGTCGTTGAAGCAGGCGCAGCACCCGCTCATCCTCTGGCATGAACAGGGAATCTATGGATATTTTACCGTAAAATTGGTTACGGGTGAAGTGCATCAGGTGCTGCAGACGATTGCCGGCAAATGGAAAGAAGATTTTCCGGGCCATACCATGGATTATTTTTTTATGGATGAAATGTATAACCGGCAGTACCAGCAGGATATCAGGTTCGGAAAACTGGTCAATGTCTTCTCCGTGATTACCCTGTTTATCGCCTGTTTAAGCCTGCTGGGGTTATCGGTATTGAATACGTCCATGAAGACAAAAGAAATTGGAATACGGAAAGTGATGGGGGCCGGTTTTAGTGAGATACTCGCGCTGCTCTCCGTGGATTTCTTAAAGCTGGTGGTGCTGGCAGTGCTGCTGTCCGTTCCGGTTACCTTGCTGGCCATGCACGCTTGGCTACAGAACTTTTCCGACCGGATCAGTATACAGTGGTGGTTATTTCCGTTGATGGGTGCGTTCGTGTTGGGAATTGCCCTGGTCACCATCCTGCTGCAGGCATTCCGGACGATTAAAAAGAACCCGGTGGAAGCCCTGCGAACGGAATAA
- a CDS encoding ABC transporter permease — translation MFKNYFKIAWRNIVQKKMFSLINITGLAIGMAAALLLFIVVRYELSYDRKQPQYNQLYRVVTRDQFSDGITYNPGVPVPALEHLRTQFPGLTFGAINATYQSAVNIIDEKGGEKAFIENTGIFFCEPQFFNLFETGWVNGNAAVLDAPNTVVLSRSVAKKYFGNEENGLGKMLKLDHNILLKVAGIIEDPVANTDFPLQVLISMKTIKQNAGLYYYNENCWGCVSSNFQVYVQIPPGVSAATVNQQLERFSKEQYSRENRGGSSIKMNLLQPLSDLHFNLQYETFGDHRISRVTLVTLSLIAVFILLMAGINFVNLATVQGITRAKEMGVRKVLGGNRKQIFWQMMGETALLVLIAVVAAFLLAWAALPHIRHIASIQEPLTLLNGTNLGLLLSIGLLVACLSGLYPALILSGFKPAAIFNQKIITLKSGGVSVRKVLVVFQFAITQVLMVGTIVAVTQMNFVRKADLGFNKEAILLLNGSTDSISLARQEAFAEALRKLPGVQQFSFQSDAPTSENNSSTNFAFDHRPDEKFQVHLKFADTGYLKTYQMLLLAGRNYSASDTIKEGLINETLAKMLGIRDVKDAVGKTLKISGNWHLITGVVKDFKANSLKREVQPMFISTQKSLYGQIGIKLRASDLQAAKTQVAEVWKQYYPEYAYNAGFLDESIERFYQQDAQLSLLYKIFSGLAIFIACLGLYGLVSFMVVQKTKEVGIRKVLGASVTGLVFMLSREFLLLIGISFLLAVPVAWYMMQGWLNDFVYRIPLHAGFFIAGAALALVIAFLSVAYKAFRAAMASPVKSLRTE, via the coding sequence ATGTTCAAAAATTACTTCAAGATTGCCTGGCGGAATATTGTACAGAAAAAAATGTTTTCGCTGATCAATATTACGGGGCTGGCCATTGGTATGGCGGCGGCCTTACTGCTCTTTATTGTGGTGCGCTATGAGCTGAGCTATGATCGTAAGCAGCCGCAATACAACCAACTGTACCGGGTAGTTACCCGCGACCAGTTTTCAGACGGCATTACCTATAATCCGGGAGTACCCGTTCCGGCCCTGGAGCATTTAAGGACGCAGTTCCCCGGCCTGACCTTTGGCGCCATAAATGCTACCTATCAGAGTGCCGTTAATATTATAGATGAAAAGGGTGGCGAGAAGGCGTTTATTGAAAATACCGGCATCTTTTTTTGCGAGCCGCAGTTTTTTAACCTGTTCGAGACCGGTTGGGTCAACGGAAATGCAGCGGTACTGGATGCGCCGAATACCGTAGTGCTGAGCCGTTCCGTAGCAAAAAAGTACTTTGGGAATGAAGAAAACGGCCTGGGGAAAATGCTGAAGCTGGATCATAATATTCTTTTAAAGGTAGCGGGCATCATCGAAGATCCTGTGGCCAATACAGATTTTCCGCTGCAGGTGCTGATCTCCATGAAAACGATTAAACAGAATGCCGGGTTATATTACTATAATGAAAACTGCTGGGGATGCGTATCCAGTAATTTCCAGGTATATGTTCAAATCCCTCCAGGTGTTTCAGCAGCAACAGTAAATCAGCAACTGGAACGTTTCAGCAAAGAACAGTACAGCCGGGAAAACCGGGGCGGTTCCTCCATCAAGATGAACCTGCTGCAACCCCTTTCGGATCTGCATTTCAATTTGCAGTATGAAACCTTCGGTGATCATCGTATCTCCCGGGTTACGCTCGTTACCCTGTCACTCATCGCTGTGTTTATTTTGCTGATGGCCGGAATCAATTTCGTAAACCTCGCCACGGTGCAGGGCATTACAAGAGCCAAGGAGATGGGAGTTCGAAAGGTGCTGGGCGGCAACCGTAAACAGATCTTCTGGCAGATGATGGGCGAAACTGCGCTGCTGGTATTGATTGCCGTGGTTGCTGCGTTTTTACTGGCTTGGGCGGCCTTACCGCATATCCGGCATATTGCATCCATACAGGAACCGTTAACGTTGTTAAACGGTACCAACCTGGGCTTGCTGCTGTCAATAGGGCTGCTGGTAGCCTGTTTGTCCGGCCTGTATCCCGCGTTGATTCTTTCCGGCTTCAAACCCGCAGCCATATTTAATCAAAAAATAATAACATTAAAATCCGGGGGCGTTTCCGTAAGAAAAGTACTGGTCGTATTCCAGTTTGCCATTACACAGGTACTGATGGTAGGAACGATTGTTGCGGTTACACAGATGAACTTTGTACGGAAGGCTGATCTGGGCTTTAATAAGGAGGCCATCCTGTTGTTAAACGGCAGTACCGACAGCATCAGCCTGGCACGACAGGAGGCCTTTGCAGAAGCGTTAAGGAAACTGCCTGGCGTGCAGCAGTTTTCCTTTCAATCGGATGCTCCAACATCAGAAAATAATTCATCTACCAACTTTGCTTTTGACCATCGGCCAGATGAAAAGTTTCAGGTGCACCTGAAGTTTGCCGATACCGGTTATCTGAAAACCTATCAGATGTTGCTCCTGGCGGGCCGGAATTACAGCGCCAGCGATACCATTAAAGAAGGACTGATCAATGAAACACTGGCGAAGATGCTGGGAATAAGGGATGTGAAAGATGCAGTTGGTAAAACATTAAAAATTAGTGGTAATTGGCACCTGATTACCGGGGTGGTAAAAGATTTTAAAGCGAATTCATTAAAACGGGAAGTACAGCCCATGTTTATTTCCACCCAGAAAAGCCTTTACGGCCAGATAGGCATTAAGCTGCGCGCATCGGATCTGCAGGCTGCAAAAACACAGGTAGCGGAGGTCTGGAAACAGTATTACCCGGAATACGCGTATAATGCCGGTTTTCTGGACGAAAGCATTGAGCGGTTCTACCAGCAGGATGCCCAGCTGTCGCTGTTATATAAGATTTTTTCGGGTTTAGCGATTTTTATCGCCTGTCTGGGTCTCTATGGTCTGGTTTCTTTCATGGTGGTACAAAAAACAAAAGAAGTGGGCATTCGCAAGGTGTTGGGCGCTTCCGTTACGGGCCTTGTATTTATGCTTTCCAGGGAGTTCCTGCTGTTGATCGGTATTTCATTTTTACTGGCAGTTCCTGTCGCCTGGTATATGATGCAGGGCTGGTTAAACGATTTTGTGTACCGCATCCCGCTACATGCCGGCTTCTTTATCGCCGGGGCAGCCCTGGCGTTGGTCATTGCATTTTTGTCAGTAGCTTATAAGGCCTTCCGCGCAGCAATGGCCAGTCCTGTCAAAAGCCTGAGAACGGAATAA
- a CDS encoding ABC transporter permease yields MLKNYLKTALRNILGNKFYAALNVGGLTIGLVVGLLLLLWVRDELSFDRFHKNEKQIYRIGIEGGTGISKRVFTSIIPPVAFFAKKELPEVEDGVRIMSIGDAPFKYKDKVFIESNFAFTDPSYFSVFDFNLIRGDQRNPFPDINSLVITESTARRYFGNEDPIGKVVTMGLDEQCKVTGVIRDYPANSSFQYHVLLPMNRFNELSYVRKQTSYDGKTVVPSMNADWSYFGFATYLLLRPGASAAALEKKLQAIHERNKPEDKPVPYVTQPLGKMHLYQMDGNDGGIDAVRIFAIVAIMILAVACMNYVNLSTARSMLRAKEVGMRKIVGAGRGQLLMQFVIETLLLFAIATTLALLLISLLLPYFNQLSGKQVAFRLSDPGMAFWILMVLLGTLAAASIYPALLLSSFKPLHVLRGKITATIGKSTFRRVLVVVQFSVSIVLIIGTMIIGKQLSYIRNKNLGYDKAHIFSFGMRPDMQQHAEAVKHELLKQKAILAVAGVGRDMVDGGSATGDNDWDGKPANSNTWFSQIFADEHTIDFFKMKVVAGKNFTGAVADSTHFLINETAMREMGLKNAIGKRLRIQTVNGTIIGVVKDFHFSSVHAKIEPAVFQFKPANCWKLYIKTTGADAAKAIAAAQAVWKQYNNDIPFRYAFLDESYNKLYLKEEQQEMIFTLFAAVAVFISCLGLLGLAAYTAQVKTKEIGIRKVLGAGAVEIVRLLATEFVLLVMAANIIAIPVAWYVMREWLNGFAYRTVMPSGVFVFAGVCAALVAMATISYHALKSAVSNPVKALRTE; encoded by the coding sequence ATGCTTAAGAATTATTTAAAAACCGCATTACGGAATATACTGGGCAATAAATTTTATGCCGCCCTTAATGTAGGAGGGCTGACAATTGGTCTTGTGGTAGGCCTCCTTTTATTATTATGGGTACGGGATGAGTTAAGCTTCGATCGATTTCATAAAAATGAAAAGCAGATTTACCGGATAGGAATAGAAGGGGGCACCGGTATCAGTAAGCGGGTTTTTACCAGCATCATTCCACCGGTCGCTTTTTTTGCGAAGAAAGAATTGCCGGAAGTAGAGGACGGCGTAAGGATAATGAGTATCGGTGATGCGCCTTTTAAATATAAGGACAAGGTATTCATTGAAAGCAATTTTGCGTTTACGGATCCTTCCTATTTTTCGGTATTTGATTTCAACCTGATTCGTGGTGACCAGAGGAATCCTTTCCCTGATATCAATTCACTGGTGATCACCGAATCAACCGCCAGGCGTTATTTTGGAAATGAGGACCCCATCGGGAAGGTGGTTACAATGGGGCTGGATGAGCAATGTAAGGTAACGGGCGTGATCCGCGATTACCCGGCCAATTCATCGTTCCAGTACCATGTACTGTTGCCGATGAACCGGTTTAACGAGCTGAGCTATGTTAGGAAACAAACCTCCTACGACGGGAAAACAGTAGTGCCCTCAATGAATGCGGACTGGTCTTATTTTGGCTTTGCTACCTATTTGTTGCTGCGGCCCGGTGCCAGTGCTGCAGCACTCGAAAAAAAGCTGCAGGCGATCCACGAGCGCAATAAACCAGAGGACAAACCGGTTCCGTATGTTACGCAGCCTCTTGGTAAAATGCACTTGTACCAGATGGATGGTAATGACGGCGGCATTGATGCCGTTCGGATATTTGCAATTGTGGCAATCATGATCCTGGCAGTGGCATGCATGAATTATGTCAATTTATCAACTGCCCGCTCGATGTTGCGGGCAAAAGAAGTGGGGATGCGTAAGATCGTTGGCGCGGGGAGGGGACAATTATTGATGCAATTCGTCATTGAAACCCTGTTACTGTTTGCAATCGCAACCACCCTGGCACTGCTGCTGATATCCCTGCTGCTGCCTTATTTTAACCAGCTTTCAGGCAAACAGGTGGCATTCCGTTTGTCAGATCCTGGTATGGCATTCTGGATACTGATGGTGTTACTGGGCACTCTTGCGGCAGCCAGCATATATCCCGCATTGCTGCTTTCCTCTTTTAAACCCTTGCATGTGCTTAGAGGAAAAATTACCGCAACTATTGGAAAAAGCACCTTTAGAAGAGTATTGGTTGTGGTACAATTTTCCGTATCGATCGTTCTGATCATCGGTACCATGATCATTGGAAAGCAGCTTAGCTATATCCGGAACAAAAACCTGGGTTATGATAAGGCACATATCTTTTCGTTTGGTATGAGGCCGGATATGCAGCAGCACGCGGAGGCTGTTAAGCATGAACTGCTGAAGCAGAAAGCAATATTGGCAGTGGCGGGTGTAGGCAGAGATATGGTGGATGGTGGTTCTGCTACAGGCGATAACGACTGGGATGGGAAGCCGGCGAATTCAAATACCTGGTTCAGCCAGATATTTGCCGATGAACATACCATTGATTTTTTTAAAATGAAAGTCGTCGCTGGTAAGAATTTCACGGGTGCAGTTGCAGACAGTACGCATTTCCTGATCAACGAAACGGCGATGCGGGAAATGGGATTGAAGAATGCTATCGGAAAGCGGCTGCGCATTCAAACGGTTAACGGAACAATCATAGGAGTGGTAAAGGATTTTCATTTTTCGTCGGTGCATGCAAAGATAGAACCCGCCGTTTTTCAGTTTAAGCCGGCAAACTGTTGGAAACTGTATATAAAAACAACCGGCGCCGATGCCGCAAAAGCAATTGCTGCGGCACAAGCCGTTTGGAAGCAGTATAATAATGATATCCCCTTTCGGTATGCGTTTTTAGACGAAAGCTATAATAAACTTTATTTGAAAGAAGAGCAGCAGGAAATGATCTTTACATTGTTTGCCGCCGTTGCGGTGTTTATTTCCTGTCTTGGATTATTAGGCCTGGCAGCTTATACCGCACAGGTAAAAACCAAGGAGATCGGCATCCGGAAGGTATTGGGGGCCGGCGCCGTTGAAATTGTAAGATTGCTGGCAACAGAATTTGTGCTCCTGGTAATGGCTGCTAATATTATTGCAATACCGGTTGCCTGGTATGTGATGCGTGAATGGTTAAACGGTTTTGCCTATAGAACGGTAATGCCGTCCGGCGTTTTTGTTTTTGCCGGTGTATGTGCGGCGCTGGTGGCGATGGCAACCATCAGTTATCATGCATTAAAATCGGCAGTGTCCAATCCTGTAAAAGCGCTGCGAACAGAGTAA